The Scomber japonicus isolate fScoJap1 unplaced genomic scaffold, fScoJap1.pri scaffold_531, whole genome shotgun sequence genome has a segment encoding these proteins:
- the zgc:195170 gene encoding uncharacterized protein zgc:195170, translating into MLRDHSCITMVRSFGMLCLEVDVLEVAMLSLKDVRAETLERPVNSSLFRLTAYRQFTLWSRGHLGRRNRIPIPACVVRYIRTVFPSPEYHGFEYADIYDDF; encoded by the exons ATGTTGCGTGACCATTCCTGCATCACTATGGTGCGGTCATTTGGCATGTTATGCCTGGAGGTGGATGTGTTGGAGGTGGCGATGCTTTCCCTAAAGGACGTCAGAGCTGAAACACTGGAGCGTCCGGTCAACAGCAG CCTCTTTAGGTTAACTGCATACAGGCAGTTTACCCTGTGGTCCAGAGGGCATTTGGGGAGGAGGAACCGAATCCCGATTCCAGCCTGTGTTGTCCGCTACATCAGGACTGTTTTTCCCTCTCCAGAATATCATGGCTTTGAGTATGCTGACATCTATGATGATTTTTAA